The following proteins come from a genomic window of Salvia hispanica cultivar TCC Black 2014 chromosome 4, UniMelb_Shisp_WGS_1.0, whole genome shotgun sequence:
- the LOC125218865 gene encoding protein NRT1/ PTR FAMILY 7.3-like, with amino-acid sequence MGSLESSKAQKLKEEEYTGDGSVDFNGKPAIRDLTGKWSAGTIILLNQGLATLAFFGVGVNLVLFLTRVLQQDNAEAANSVSKWTGTVYIFSLVGAFLSDSYWGRYKTCAIFQAIFVIGLVLLSLSTQVFLLKPGGCGDETTKCNTHSSWELGLFYISIYMVALGNGGYQPNIATFGADQFDIEDPREGYSKVAFFSYFYLALNIGELFSNTVLVYFEDEGLWALGFWASTASATLALLLFLGGTKRYRHFKPSGNPLSRISQVLVAATKKCSVRIPPGEDAANLYEPEGSKNGARKMLHTQGIKFLDRAAFVTAQDEEELKQSEHKNNPWRLCPISQVEEVKCILRLLPIWLCTIIYSVVFTQMASLFVEQGDAMNTQISNFRIPAASMSSFDILSVALFIFLYRRVVDPAVRVVRKDSKGLTELQRMGIGLVIAVMAMVSAGIVEWYRLKYARRDCKQCQGSSTLSILWQVPQYGLIGASEVFMYVGQLEFFNAQAPEGLKSFGSALCMTSISLGNYVSSLLVSIVMKISTEDNMPGWIPGNLNRGHLDRFYFLLAGLTAVDLVIYVACASWYKSIKLGGGEDEEEDYDEV; translated from the exons atgGGATCTTTAGAATCATCCAAG gcTCAAAAATTAAAGGAAGAAGAATACACAGGTGATGGAAGTGTTGATTTTAATGGAAAACCAGCTATTCGAGACCTAACTGGAAAATGGTCTGCTGGgacaataatattat TGAATCAAGGTCTAGCAACGCTAGCATTTTTCGGGGTGGGAGTGAATCTGGTGCTGTTTCTAACAAGAGTGCTGCAGCAAGACAACGCCGAAGCAGCCAATAGTGTTAGCAAATGGACCGGCACGGTCTACATCTTCTCGCTCGTTGGTGCTTTCCTTAGCGACTCTTATTGGGGACGATACAAAACTTGTGCCATCTTTCAAGCCATATTTGTTATT GGTCTAGTGCTCTTGTCACTATCCACACAGGTGTTCTTGCTCAAACCCGGGGGCTGTGGGGACGAGACGACCAAATGCAACACGCATTCGAGTTGGGAGCTGGGGCTCTTCTACATCTCTATATACATGGTGGCTCTTGGCAACGGCGGCTACCAGCCTAACATAGCCACATTTGGCGCTGATCAGTTCGACATAGAGGATCCGAGAGAGGGCTATTCCAAAGTGGCCTTTTTCAGCTACTTCTACCTTGCATTGAACATCGGCGAACTCTTCTCCAACACTGTATTGGTATACTTCGAAGACGAAGGGTTGTGGGCCCTCGGGTTCTGGGCCTCCACCGCCTCTGCCACCCTCGCCCTGCTCCTCTTCCTCGGAGGCACCAAGCGCTACCGCCATTTCAAGCCCAGCGGCAACCCCCTCTCTCGCATTTCCCAAGTCTTGGTCGCCGCCACAAAGAAGTGCAGTGTGAGGATCCCACCGGGCGAGGATGCTGCCAACTTGTACGAACCCGAGGGATCCAAGAACGGAGCCCGGAAGATGCTTCACACGCAGGGGATCAA ATTCTTGGACAGGGCAGCATTTGTGACGGCGCAGGACGAGGAGGAGCTGAAGCAGAGCGAGCACAAGAACAACCCGTGGCGGCTCTGCCCCATCTCGCAAGTGGAGGAGGTGAAGTGCATACTGAGGCTGCTCCCCATCTGGCTCTGCACCATCATCTACTCCGTCGTGTTCACGCAGATGGCCTCCCTCTTCGTGGAGCAGGGGGACGCCATGAACACGCAGATCTCCAACTTCCGGATCCCAGCAGCCAGCATGTCGAGCTTCGACATCCTCAGCGTGGCCCTCTTCATATTCCTGTACAGGAGGGTGGTGGACCCAGCCGTGCGCGTGGTGAGGAAGGACTCCAAGGGGCTTACTGAGCTACAACGGATGGGGATCGGGCTGGTGATCGCGGTGATGGCGATGGTGTCTGCGGGGATAGTGGAGTGGTACAGGCTGAAATACGCGAGGAGGGATTGTAAGCAGTGCCAGGGTTCGAGCACGCTGAGCATATTGTGGCAGGTGCCGCAGTACGGGCTGATAGGGGCGTCGGAGGTGTTCATGTACGTGGGGCAGCTGGAGTTCTTCAACGCGCAGGCGCCAGAGGGGCTGAAGAGCTTTGGGAGCGCGCTGTGCATGACGTCGATATCGCTGGGGAACTACGTGAGCAGCCTGCTGGTGTCGATAGTGATGAAGATATCGACGGAGGACAACATGCCGGGGTGGATACCGGGGAATCTCAACAGGGGGCATCTGGACAGGTTCTACTTTTTGCTGGCGGGGCTGACGGCGGTTGATCTCGTGATTTACGTGGCCTGCGCATCGTGGTACAAAAGCATCAAGCTCGGAGGGGGAGAAGATGAGGAGGAGGATTATGATGAGGTGTAA